In Pedobacter sp. SL55, the following proteins share a genomic window:
- the lipB gene encoding lipoyl(octanoyl) transferase LipB, producing the protein MNKKVKYIDWGLTDYQEAWDKQEAVFNETVALKTKNRTENTELEIPNYLIFNEHPHVYTLGKSGKPENLLLDEQGLKDKAATYYKINRGGDITYHGPGQIVGYPILDLDNFFTDIHLYLRTLEEAVILTLADYGIKAGRYEGFTGVWLDADNEKARKICAMGVRCSRWVTMHGFAFNVNVDLAYFKNIVPCGIDDKDVTSMQRELGRALDMEEVKTKLKGHIAKLFGMELI; encoded by the coding sequence ATGAACAAAAAAGTAAAATATATAGATTGGGGTTTAACTGATTATCAAGAAGCTTGGGATAAACAGGAGGCTGTTTTTAATGAAACCGTGGCGCTAAAAACCAAGAACAGGACAGAGAACACTGAGCTGGAAATACCTAACTATTTGATTTTTAATGAGCATCCGCATGTGTATACCTTGGGTAAAAGCGGTAAGCCAGAAAATTTATTGTTAGATGAGCAGGGATTAAAAGACAAAGCTGCTACTTACTATAAAATTAATCGCGGAGGCGACATCACTTACCATGGACCGGGGCAAATTGTGGGCTATCCAATTTTAGATCTGGATAATTTCTTTACCGATATTCATCTTTACCTACGAACTTTAGAGGAAGCGGTAATACTTACCTTGGCTGATTATGGGATCAAAGCTGGTCGCTACGAAGGTTTTACTGGCGTATGGCTAGATGCAGACAATGAAAAAGCCCGTAAAATTTGTGCTATGGGTGTACGTTGCAGTAGGTGGGTAACCATGCATGGCTTTGCATTTAATGTAAACGTAGATTTAGCTTATTTCAAAAATATTGTGCCTTGCGGTATTGATGATAAAGATGTAACCTCTATGCAGCGGGAGCTTGGCAGAGCATTAGATATGGAGGAAGTGAAAACAAAGCTGAAAGGCCATATTGCAAAACTTTTTGGTATGGAGCTGATTTAA
- a CDS encoding 4'-phosphopantetheinyl transferase family protein, producing MPVVFDLKIDEHTELAVWKIEESHESLMAGLQLRQHELDVIASFKSEKRALQWLSTRLLLRTMLNTKEYIDCKMDDHGKPYLVNYDYHISLSHSYDYAAVMISRNAQKKVGLDMEMIKHKIKLVRHKFLSDVELSQKQIGDNINGLYVCWCAKEAIYKWHGKKELEFKRDIHIKPFKLRDEGDLMAAVALPEGTRELEVNYFKTDDGYMLGYVIG from the coding sequence ATGCCTGTAGTTTTTGATTTAAAAATTGATGAACATACCGAACTTGCGGTGTGGAAAATAGAGGAAAGCCACGAAAGCTTAATGGCAGGCTTGCAACTTAGGCAACATGAGTTAGACGTTATTGCCTCTTTTAAAAGCGAAAAACGGGCTTTGCAATGGTTAAGTACACGTTTGCTGCTAAGAACCATGCTCAATACCAAAGAATATATTGATTGTAAAATGGATGATCATGGCAAGCCCTATTTGGTTAATTACGATTACCATATCTCGCTAAGCCACTCTTATGACTATGCCGCTGTAATGATTAGCCGCAACGCCCAAAAAAAAGTGGGATTGGATATGGAAATGATCAAACATAAAATCAAGTTGGTAAGGCATAAATTCCTTTCGGATGTTGAGCTTTCGCAAAAGCAAATTGGCGATAACATTAATGGTTTGTACGTTTGTTGGTGTGCCAAAGAGGCTATTTACAAATGGCACGGCAAAAAAGAGCTGGAATTTAAAAGAGATATCCATATCAAACCATTTAAACTTAGAGATGAAGGCGACCTAATGGCTGCAGTAGCATTGCCCGAAGGTACTAGAGAACTCGAAGTAAATTATTTTAAAACTGACGACGGTTACATGTTGGGCTACGTGATTGGCTAG
- the dcd gene encoding dCTP deaminase encodes MILSDKRILEEIDKGTIIIEPFKPECLGTNSYDVHLGKYLATYKDRVLDAKSHNKIEHFEIPKEGFVLQPGTLYLGVTVEYTETHGHVPFLEGKSSTGRLGIDIHATAGKGDVGFCNTWTLEISCVQPVKIYAGMPIGQLIYFVVEGNIDKMYNTKDNAKYNNKTTRPVESMMWKNNF; translated from the coding sequence ATGATATTATCGGACAAACGGATACTTGAGGAAATTGACAAAGGCACCATCATTATAGAACCTTTTAAGCCAGAATGTTTAGGCACCAACTCTTACGATGTGCATTTGGGCAAGTATTTGGCTACTTATAAAGACCGAGTGTTAGACGCCAAAAGCCACAACAAGATAGAACATTTCGAAATTCCGAAAGAAGGTTTTGTTTTGCAGCCGGGCACTTTGTACCTAGGTGTAACCGTAGAGTATACCGAAACCCATGGCCATGTGCCTTTTTTAGAGGGAAAAAGCAGTACAGGACGTTTAGGTATTGATATTCATGCCACTGCAGGTAAAGGCGATGTAGGTTTTTGCAACACTTGGACTTTGGAAATTTCTTGCGTACAGCCGGTAAAAATTTATGCAGGCATGCCCATTGGGCAACTTATTTATTTTGTGGTAGAAGGTAATATTGATAAAATGTACAACACCAAAGATAACGCCAAATACAATAACAAAACCACTCGCCCAGTAGAAAGTATGATGTGGAAAAACAATTTTTAA
- a CDS encoding TonB-dependent receptor plug domain-containing protein, whose amino-acid sequence MKTKLIAYPTLSTLSTHSQRSLSATLSTLGTLFLITLNSFLLQAQDANLSSFTKKLDETTSKQAQEKVYLHLDKPYYAIGDDIWFKAYTINAKTGLPSSISGLLYVELITEKDSVAKQLKLPMKSGITWGDFKLTDSLSEGNYRVRAYTQWMRNAGPEFYFDKTIKIGNAWANKVFTKSNNVLSTENNQQKVTTTIQFTDKQDMAYANAPVNFEVRLGNKTIERGKGVTNAQGEITITATNKQPEALKSGHITANITLPNKQVVSKEIPLKTTSKEVDVQLFPEGGKLVENLPNKVAIKSVNSSGLGEPTTGVIVSSDGTEISKFETNKLGMGSFFLNPASGQTYKANLTFADGTQKTISLPVADKSGRVLSVSNLDSTKMSIKVYLSPDLLNKEEYNLIAQHNGIVFFSTKVSSAKQVVSLTVPKDSLPSGIIQISLLSSTFVPLNERIVFVNNVHDKIDVQPENLKPSYGKRAKVDLSLATTNQGKPIQGSFSVAVTNTAAVKPDPENETNILTKLLLTSDLVGYVEKPNHYFLKNDRDTRFDLDNLLLTQGWRKIDWKQVTDGTEAVAKFPAEKRLQISGTVTKGGKPVAKGKVSLVSFSGGFFMTDTLTDDKGRFNFDKIEFLDSTKFVVQARTDKDRKFVDIVMDVVPGQVTNKNPNTGDIEVNVNQALADYLQQSSKYFDDQTKRGLLNRTILLDQVNIVEKKKPTYNSANLAGAGNADAVITAKDLETAFSLSQYLQGRIAGVQIRDGQAFARNSQTPMSINVDGMMMDGDSFNLDDIVVQDIETVEVLKNAATTAIYGIRGGSGVLIINTKRGDGPRSVNNYTPGLINYIPKGYAGVREFYSPKYDVKPDSRPDLRTTVFWEPQMVSDAAGKAKISYFNTDVPGVYRIVVEGIDVNGSLARKKYSLTK is encoded by the coding sequence ATGAAAACTAAACTCATAGCGTATCCAACGCTCTCAACGCTCTCTACACACTCTCAACGCTCTTTGTCAGCAACGCTCTCTACGCTTGGAACCCTATTTTTAATTACGTTAAACTCTTTTTTGCTGCAAGCACAAGATGCCAATTTAAGCAGCTTTACCAAAAAACTAGACGAAACCACAAGTAAGCAAGCACAAGAAAAAGTGTACCTGCACTTAGACAAACCTTACTATGCCATAGGCGATGACATTTGGTTTAAAGCCTACACTATAAATGCAAAAACAGGCCTACCTTCTAGCATTAGCGGTTTGCTATACGTAGAACTAATTACCGAAAAAGACTCGGTAGCTAAACAATTGAAACTCCCTATGAAAAGTGGCATTACTTGGGGAGATTTTAAGTTAACCGACTCGTTGAGCGAGGGCAATTACCGCGTTAGAGCTTATACCCAATGGATGCGTAATGCAGGGCCCGAGTTTTATTTCGACAAAACCATTAAAATTGGCAACGCATGGGCAAACAAGGTTTTTACCAAATCTAACAATGTATTAAGCACCGAAAACAACCAACAAAAAGTTACCACCACCATACAATTTACCGATAAGCAGGACATGGCCTATGCCAATGCACCTGTAAATTTTGAAGTTAGATTAGGAAATAAGACCATAGAACGTGGAAAGGGAGTAACCAATGCACAAGGCGAAATTACCATCACGGCAACCAATAAACAACCAGAAGCTTTAAAAAGCGGGCATATTACAGCCAATATTACTTTACCTAACAAACAGGTAGTTAGCAAAGAAATACCGCTAAAAACTACCTCCAAAGAGGTAGACGTACAGCTGTTTCCAGAGGGAGGGAAACTGGTAGAGAACTTACCTAATAAAGTAGCTATTAAATCGGTAAACAGCAGCGGACTAGGAGAACCTACTACTGGGGTAATTGTAAGTAGTGATGGAACTGAAATCTCTAAATTTGAGACAAACAAACTGGGAATGGGTTCGTTTTTCCTTAATCCGGCAAGCGGACAAACCTACAAAGCCAATCTAACTTTTGCAGACGGCACTCAAAAAACCATTTCACTACCTGTTGCCGACAAAAGTGGCAGGGTACTCTCGGTAAGCAACTTAGATAGCACCAAAATGTCTATCAAAGTTTATTTATCTCCAGATTTACTAAATAAAGAAGAGTACAATTTAATTGCCCAACATAACGGTATTGTATTTTTCTCTACCAAAGTTAGCTCGGCCAAACAAGTTGTGTCGCTAACTGTTCCAAAAGATAGCTTACCATCTGGCATTATTCAGATCTCACTTTTATCCTCAACATTTGTTCCATTAAACGAGCGCATTGTTTTTGTAAACAATGTACATGACAAAATTGACGTACAGCCCGAAAATTTAAAACCATCTTACGGAAAGCGAGCAAAAGTAGATCTATCGCTAGCTACAACCAACCAAGGCAAACCTATACAGGGTAGTTTTTCTGTAGCAGTAACCAATACAGCGGCCGTAAAACCCGATCCAGAAAACGAGACAAATATCCTCACTAAATTATTATTGACCTCTGATTTGGTTGGTTATGTAGAAAAACCAAACCATTATTTCCTTAAAAACGATAGAGATACCAGATTTGATTTAGACAATTTGCTACTGACCCAAGGTTGGAGAAAAATTGACTGGAAACAAGTGACCGATGGAACTGAAGCTGTGGCAAAGTTTCCTGCCGAGAAAAGACTGCAAATTAGCGGGACGGTAACCAAAGGTGGCAAACCAGTAGCAAAAGGCAAGGTTTCGTTGGTATCTTTCTCTGGCGGATTTTTCATGACAGATACCCTAACCGATGATAAAGGCCGTTTTAACTTCGATAAAATTGAGTTTTTAGACAGCACCAAATTTGTGGTACAAGCCCGTACCGATAAGGATAGAAAGTTTGTAGACATTGTAATGGATGTAGTACCCGGACAGGTAACCAATAAAAATCCAAACACTGGAGATATCGAAGTAAACGTAAACCAAGCCTTAGCTGATTATTTACAACAAAGCAGCAAATATTTCGATGACCAAACTAAACGAGGTTTACTTAACAGAACTATTTTACTAGATCAGGTAAACATTGTTGAAAAAAAGAAACCTACCTATAACTCGGCCAACTTAGCAGGGGCTGGCAATGCCGATGCGGTAATCACAGCAAAAGATTTAGAAACCGCTTTTTCTTTATCTCAGTATTTGCAAGGTCGTATTGCGGGTGTTCAGATTAGAGATGGACAAGCCTTTGCCCGTAACAGCCAAACGCCAATGTCTATTAACGTAGACGGAATGATGATGGATGGAGACAGTTTTAATTTGGATGACATTGTAGTGCAAGACATAGAAACGGTAGAAGTGCTTAAAAACGCCGCTACTACGGCAATTTATGGTATTCGTGGTGGCTCGGGCGTACTCATTATTAACACCAAACGTGGCGATGGCCCAAGAAGCGTAAACAACTACACTCCTGGTTTAATTAACTACATACCAAAAGGATATGCCGGTGTAAGAGAATTTTACTCGCCAAAATACGATGTTAAACCAGATAGCAGACCAGATTTGAGAACTACCGTTTTTTGGGAGCCGCAAATGGTAAGCGATGCCGCTGGCAAAGCGAAAATTAGCTATTTTAATACCGATGTACCTGGAGTTTACAGAATAGTAGTAGAAGGTATTGATGTGAATGGCAGCTTGGC